In Oreochromis niloticus isolate F11D_XX linkage group LG18, O_niloticus_UMD_NMBU, whole genome shotgun sequence, one genomic interval encodes:
- the LOC106098822 gene encoding glutamic acid-rich protein → MDPTFVSENLASWAVQTSAASAADMKQQQEANRMAESETVQELKDALHFATQELKTAKEENASLKEKIAVLEDAHKMEVSSLQEELKLKDEALQRCVKKRRARTKAWVELLHESTIKDMEINTREQHWSSKWQSTEKSLKEEKKKVEELQIKNKLLFETLQENLDESKEALQELAPNADHQEETLETNSHEEKLESHVGEEEGTDKPRKDKKKQEEKEEKQETEEDIEENLERKSDEKMEDKTATEDLNPNLCLVPIPLTPSDSCPLPPVPTPQLNPSASSLPYPLSRALSYSTPSSYSLRHTLSLHTFPQSSSQPYSVSRAPSYYLPLFSKPVQPINSNEIFDLLFCSF, encoded by the exons ATGGACCCAACATTTGTCTCAGAAAATCTG GCATCTTGGGCAGTGCAGACTAGCGCTGCTAGCGCTGCTGATatgaaacagcagcaggaagCTAACAGGATGGCTGAAAGTGAAACGGTGCAAGAATTAAAAGATGCACTCCATTTTGCCACTCAGGAGTTGAAGACTGCAAAGGAGGAAAATGCATCTTTAAAGGAGAAGATTGCCGTCCTTGAAGATGCTCACAAAATGGAAGTGAGTAGCCTCCAAGAAGAGCTCAAACTCAAGGATGAGGCGCTTCAAAGATGTGTGAAGAAAAGAAGAGCTCGAACCAAAGCCTGGGTAGAACTCCTGCATGAATCGACGATAAAAGACATGGAGATAAACACCAGGGAACAACACTGGAGCAGCAAGTGGCAATCAACCGAGAAGAGCctgaaagaagagaagaaaaaagtggaGGAGCTCCAAATTAAGAACAAGCTTCTGTTTGAGACATTACAGGAAAATCTGGATGAATCCAAGGAGGCCCTTCAG GAGCTTGCACCCAATGCTGACCACCAGGAAGAAACCCTGGAAACAAATTCCCATGAGGAAAAACTGGAAAGCCACGTGGGAGAAGAGGAGGGAACGGACAAACCAAGAAAGGACAAGAAAAAGCaggaagaaaaggaggaaaagcAGGAGACAGAAGAGGACATCGAAGAAAACCTTGAGAGAAAAAGTGACGAGAAGATGGAAGATAAAACAGCAACTGAAGATCTAAACCCAAACCTCTGCCTGGTTCCCATCCCTCTCACTCCCTCCGACTCTTGCCCTTTACCCCCTGTCCCTACACCCCAACTCAACCCCTCTGCCTCCTCCCTACCTTACCCACTCTCTCGTGCTCTTTCCTACTCTACACCCAGCTCGTATTCTTTACGCCACACCCTTAGTCTCCACACCTTCCCCCAATCCTCCTCCCAACCTTACTCGGTCTCTCGTGCTCCCTCCTACTATTTACCCTTGTTTTCCAAACCTGTGCAGCCCATAAACTCTAATGAAATTTTTGATCtgcttttttgttcattttaa